The Triticum aestivum cultivar Chinese Spring chromosome 3A, IWGSC CS RefSeq v2.1, whole genome shotgun sequence genome includes a region encoding these proteins:
- the LOC123060555 gene encoding F-box only protein 7 → MEKASVSDDSSDSSTDCDWSQLQADLLLQIFGTLEIPDLFSSGAVCRSWHLIYLEARRLRRCLPNQSPCLVYSSGDRDANTATLHNMSTNKLYHITLSEPAFRTRHVMGSSYGWLITADERSNLILVNPVTRAQIAMPPPETMNNVRLRYTEDGVLDGYDVLYMDLFSRDFDTEMEPYHLTLEEARFYLYARVVLSCDPSHGNCTVLVVQLPKDQLSYTRVGDTKWTWIDANPNCWAYQHILYNNNDGLFYGVRGMGEVDSIDLNEPSAEVKVILKPIISYQAHSRYIVQAPWGDFFQIWRHDKYNKENGITERVADKFYVYKIDFVKQKLVETNNIQDHAIFIGYNSSFMLPVKDFSTLIPNSIYHTDDLLDYIFCQRSSLRQAVVFNMKDSSFIELSPPSSDSTLNWPPSVWIQPSLT, encoded by the coding sequence ATGGAGAAAGCTTCTGTTTCGGATGATTCTTCAGATTCGAGCACTGATTGTGATTGGTCCCAGCTTCAGGCTGACCTGCTCCTCCAGATCTTTGGCACTCTCGAGATCCCTGATCTCTTCAGCTCAGGTGCGGTCTGTCGATCATGGCACCTCATTTATCTGGAGGCCCGCCGTCTCCGGCGGTGCTTGCCGAACCAGAGCCCCTGCCTTGTTTACTCATCCGGCGACCGTGACGCTAACACGGCCACCCTGCATAACATGTCCACCAACAAGCTTTACCACATCACTCTATCGGAGCCTGCCTTCCGCACACGCCACGTCATGGGCTCCTCCTATGGCTGGCTCATCACCGCCGATGAGCGGTCGAATCTCATACTAGTCAACCCTGTAACCAGAGCTCAGATAGCTATGCCTCCCCCTGAAACCATGAACAATGTTAGACTGCGCTACACCGAAGACGGTGTGCTAGACGGATATGATGTTCTTTACATGGATCTGTTCTCTCGGGATTTTGACACTGAAATGGAGCCGTACCATCTTACACTTGAAGAAGCCCGCTTCTACCTCTATGCGAGGGTCGTTCTTTCTTGTGATCCCTCCCATGGAAACTGCACAGTTCTCGTAGTACAATTGCCAAAGGATCAACTCTCTTATACTAGGGTTGGGGACACCAAATGGACTTGGATTGATGCAAATCCAAATTGTTGGGCTTATCAACATATACTTTATAACAACAATGATGGTTTGTTTTATGGTGTTCGTGGTATGGGTGAGGTTGATTCTATTGATCTTAATGAACCTTCCGCTGAAGTTAAAGTTATTTTGAAGCCGATCATATCCTATCAAGCGCATAGTAGATATATTGTTCAAGCCCCATGGGGAGATTTTTTCCAGATATGGAGGCATGATAAATATAATAAGGAGAATGGAATAACAGAGCGGGTTGCAGACAAGTTTTATGTGTACAAGATTGATTTTGTTAAACAAAAGCTCGTTGAAACAAATAACATCCAAGATCACGCAATTTTCATTGGTTACAACAGCTCATTTATGCTTCCAGTGAAAGACTTTTCTACATTGATTCCCAACAGCATCTACCACACGGATGACTTGCTGGATTATATCTTCTGTCAAAGATCTAGTCTTAGGCAGGCTGTTGTCTTTAATATGAAAGATAGCAGTTTCATTGAGTTATCGCCCCCTAGTTCAGATTCAACATTGAACTGGCCACCCTCGGTTTGGATTCAACCATCACTTACTTGA